From the Luteolibacter arcticus genome, one window contains:
- a CDS encoding paraquat-inducible protein A — MEIRSAAAEGLASCHLCGKVSPVELAHCPRCQSALHLRKPHSLERTWCFLLSSIALYFPANLLPIMSVGGIGGTSNDTIMSGVLNFWKKGDYLVGTIIFSASIIIPILKMLALGWLCFAAAGKTHTSPKNLTRLYHITELVGRWSMVDVFVVAILVALVQVGALSNVLPGPAIVSFAAVVVLTMFAAMSFDPRLLWDQHVGRDLSDTP, encoded by the coding sequence ATGGAGATTCGCAGCGCAGCCGCCGAAGGACTCGCCTCCTGCCACCTGTGCGGGAAGGTGAGCCCGGTCGAACTCGCCCATTGTCCGCGTTGTCAGAGCGCCCTGCACCTGCGCAAGCCCCACAGCCTTGAGCGCACCTGGTGCTTTCTCCTTTCGTCGATCGCCCTCTACTTCCCAGCCAACCTGCTGCCGATCATGTCCGTCGGCGGCATCGGCGGCACTTCGAATGACACGATCATGTCGGGCGTCCTGAACTTCTGGAAGAAGGGCGACTACCTGGTCGGCACCATCATTTTCTCCGCAAGCATCATTATCCCGATCTTGAAAATGCTGGCCCTCGGCTGGCTCTGCTTCGCGGCAGCCGGCAAGACCCACACCTCGCCAAAGAACCTCACCCGGCTCTACCACATCACCGAACTCGTCGGCCGCTGGTCGATGGTCGATGTCTTCGTGGTCGCCATCCTCGTGGCGCTGGTGCAGGTGGGTGCCCTTTCGAACGTCTTGCCGGGTCCGGCGATCGTTTCCTTTGCAGCGGTCGTGGTTCTGACCATGTTTGCCGCCATGAGTTTCGACCCCCGCCTGCTATGGGACCAGCATGTGGGACGTGACCTTTCCGATACCCCATGA